The following proteins are co-located in the Paludibaculum fermentans genome:
- a CDS encoding IclR family transcriptional regulator: MPADKTPTVPALERGLTILELVAKSKNGFTFSQLASQLEFPKSSIHSILVTFERLGYLQKLESSGRYVAGLNLVRIATVASYGITLRQKAGPLLCELTQRTGLTAHIAILENNEALLVAKVEPSGIMPVATWIGKRIDYHCTSLGKALIAWRREEEINRLVKERRMLRHNENTISTLTRLKQELMRTRQAGYSVDDEEEEIGIRCIGAPVLGVSGEVEAAVSVSGTVEQIRTEDVARMGALVQEAAFEMSRRLGWAPSSRES, from the coding sequence ATGCCTGCTGACAAGACCCCCACCGTTCCGGCACTGGAAAGAGGCCTCACGATTCTTGAGCTGGTGGCGAAGTCCAAGAACGGCTTCACCTTCTCGCAACTGGCGTCCCAACTGGAGTTTCCAAAGAGTTCGATACATAGCATTCTGGTGACGTTCGAGCGCCTGGGCTACCTGCAGAAACTGGAGTCGTCGGGCCGTTACGTCGCCGGCCTCAACCTGGTGCGGATCGCCACTGTGGCCTCTTACGGCATCACCCTGCGGCAGAAGGCCGGTCCGCTCCTTTGCGAGTTGACACAACGGACAGGCTTGACCGCTCACATCGCGATTCTGGAGAACAACGAAGCCCTGCTGGTAGCGAAGGTGGAGCCATCCGGAATCATGCCTGTAGCGACATGGATCGGGAAGCGAATCGACTACCACTGCACGAGCCTGGGCAAAGCCTTGATCGCGTGGCGGCGGGAGGAAGAGATCAACAGGCTCGTCAAGGAGCGCCGCATGCTGCGTCACAACGAGAATACCATCTCGACCCTGACCCGCCTCAAGCAGGAGTTGATGCGCACGCGCCAGGCTGGCTACTCCGTTGATGACGAGGAGGAAGAGATTGGCATCCGCTGCATCGGGGCGCCCGTCCTGGGCGTCTCCGGCGAAGTGGAGGCCGCCGTGAGCGTGTCGGGGACCGTGGAGCAGATCCGGACCGAGGATGTGGCGCGGATGGGCGCCCTGGTCCAGGAAGCGGCTTTCGAGATGTCCCGCCGCTTAGGGTGGGCGCCTTCCAGCCGCGAAAGCTGA
- the pdxS gene encoding pyridoxal 5'-phosphate synthase lyase subunit PdxS, whose product MMYLDEAFRVKVGLAEMLKGGVIMDVTDAKQAEIAEKAGACAVMALERVPSDIRKEGGVARMAAISKIREIMANTSIPVMAKVRIGHFAEARVLEALEVDYIDESEVLTPADEEHHVWKRDFKVPFVCGCRNLGEALRRIAEGAAMIRTKGEAGSGNIVEAVRHMRTIVKEMKQLTVLGQEELVAESKKHQAPLELIQYVHDNGKLPVPNFSAGGIATPADAALARLLGAEAVFVGSGIFKSSDPETRAKAIVKANTHYNEPLAVLEASEELGDAMPGLDIRQMAEGDLMQTRGW is encoded by the coding sequence ATGATGTATCTCGACGAAGCTTTCCGCGTGAAAGTCGGCCTGGCCGAAATGCTCAAGGGCGGCGTGATCATGGACGTGACGGATGCCAAGCAGGCTGAAATCGCCGAAAAGGCCGGCGCCTGCGCGGTGATGGCGCTGGAACGTGTCCCGTCGGACATCCGCAAGGAAGGCGGCGTGGCGCGCATGGCGGCGATCAGCAAGATCCGCGAGATCATGGCGAACACCAGCATCCCGGTGATGGCCAAGGTCCGCATCGGCCACTTTGCGGAAGCGCGGGTCCTGGAGGCCCTGGAAGTCGACTACATCGACGAGAGCGAGGTGCTGACTCCGGCCGACGAAGAGCACCATGTCTGGAAACGCGACTTCAAGGTGCCCTTTGTCTGCGGCTGCCGCAACCTGGGCGAAGCGCTGCGCCGGATTGCCGAAGGCGCGGCCATGATCCGCACCAAGGGTGAAGCCGGCAGCGGCAACATTGTCGAGGCCGTGCGGCACATGCGGACAATCGTCAAGGAAATGAAGCAGTTGACGGTGCTGGGGCAGGAAGAACTGGTAGCCGAGTCGAAGAAGCACCAGGCGCCGCTCGAGCTCATCCAGTATGTCCACGACAACGGCAAGCTGCCGGTGCCGAACTTCTCCGCGGGCGGCATTGCGACTCCGGCGGATGCGGCCCTGGCCCGTCTGTTGGGCGCCGAGGCCGTGTTTGTCGGCAGCGGCATCTTCAAGTCCTCCGATCCCGAAACCCGCGCCAAGGCGATTGTGAAGGCCAACACCCACTACAACGAGCCCCTGGCCGTGCTGGAGGCGAGTGAAGAGCTGGGCGATGCGATGCCGGGTCTCGATATCCGCCAGATGGCGGAAGGCGACCTGATGCAGACGCGCGGCTGGTAA
- a CDS encoding deoxycytidylate deaminase — protein sequence MPVPDWDRYYLEICRVVSKRSKDPSTKVGCVIVGPAHEIRSTGYNSLPRHVRDDVPARLERPEKYLWIEHAERNAIYNAARAGTALEGCTIYTDLMPCMDCARAIVQAGIIAVVTDETRFQQYSSVQYNEHFQRTMDLFQEAGVTIRTVPFDPPPAE from the coding sequence ATGCCTGTTCCCGACTGGGATCGTTACTACCTGGAAATCTGCCGCGTTGTCTCCAAGCGGAGCAAGGATCCTTCCACCAAAGTCGGGTGCGTGATCGTGGGGCCGGCGCATGAGATCCGGTCCACCGGCTACAATAGCCTGCCACGCCACGTCCGGGACGACGTGCCGGCCCGGTTGGAACGGCCGGAGAAGTACCTTTGGATTGAACACGCCGAGCGCAATGCCATCTACAATGCGGCCCGTGCCGGTACGGCGCTGGAGGGTTGCACCATTTATACCGACCTGATGCCCTGCATGGACTGCGCTCGCGCTATCGTCCAGGCCGGCATCATCGCCGTGGTCACTGACGAGACGCGCTTCCAGCAGTACTCCAGCGTGCAATACAACGAGCATTTTCAACGCACTATGGACTTGTTCCAGGAAGCCGGAGTGACCATTCGGACCGTCCCCTTCGATCCGCCTCCGGCTGAGTGA
- a CDS encoding RraA family protein has protein sequence MATEQQSNGRAPGRVLQTADVELFEHVEQNLYTAVLADALDELGFRQQAMRETIRPLSPDLVFAGWARTILCMDVYHLGENPYDIEIEAVDSLLPGEIAVVATGDSKRNAPWGELLSTAALSRGARGAVIDGLVRDVKKIQSLGFPVFATGIKPVDSRGRGLVVDYNIPVECQGVLVTPGDLVVADFDGVVVVPAAVVTEAVSMATDKVSRENHSRAELMNGMLLRQVYDKYGVL, from the coding sequence TTGGCCACTGAACAGCAAAGCAACGGAAGAGCGCCGGGCAGGGTACTGCAGACGGCGGATGTGGAGCTCTTCGAACATGTAGAACAGAACCTCTATACGGCCGTGCTGGCCGATGCCCTGGATGAACTGGGCTTCCGCCAACAGGCGATGAGGGAGACCATCCGGCCGTTGTCGCCGGACCTGGTCTTCGCCGGATGGGCTCGAACCATCTTGTGCATGGATGTCTATCACCTGGGCGAGAACCCATACGACATCGAGATCGAGGCTGTCGATAGCCTGCTGCCCGGTGAGATCGCGGTGGTCGCCACGGGCGATTCGAAACGGAACGCTCCATGGGGGGAACTGCTCTCCACGGCGGCGCTGAGCCGCGGTGCGCGCGGCGCCGTCATCGACGGCCTGGTGCGCGATGTGAAGAAGATCCAGTCGCTGGGCTTCCCGGTCTTCGCCACGGGCATCAAGCCTGTGGATTCGCGCGGACGCGGCCTGGTGGTGGACTACAACATCCCCGTCGAATGCCAGGGCGTGCTGGTGACACCCGGTGATCTGGTGGTGGCCGACTTCGACGGCGTCGTCGTCGTGCCGGCCGCGGTGGTGACTGAGGCGGTGAGCATGGCCACCGACAAAGTTTCCCGGGAGAATCACAGCCGGGCCGAGCTCATGAACGGCATGCTGCTGCGCCAGGTTTACGATAAGTACGGGGTGCTTTAG
- a CDS encoding hemerythrin domain-containing protein, whose translation MSALVQNLHLDLIELLLGEHAAILALFRSLEQRLPEMGLREMQGAGYSVEALLMAHAIEEDALLFHSLPEKRDSVKRTLDAMFGEHNEQRRLMEELRSAKTTQAVRKLLSQVMELTREHFAVEERVLFELARKVLGKRKLEELGSEFARRRGLSTV comes from the coding sequence ATGTCTGCTTTAGTCCAGAATCTACACCTCGACCTGATTGAGTTGCTCCTGGGTGAACACGCGGCCATCTTGGCTCTGTTTCGCAGCCTGGAGCAACGGCTGCCGGAGATGGGCCTGCGCGAGATGCAGGGGGCCGGCTATTCCGTCGAAGCCTTATTGATGGCCCACGCCATCGAGGAAGATGCGCTTCTTTTTCATTCGCTTCCGGAGAAGCGCGACAGCGTGAAGAGGACTCTGGACGCGATGTTCGGCGAACACAACGAGCAGCGCCGGCTGATGGAAGAGCTGCGTTCCGCAAAGACAACCCAAGCCGTACGGAAGCTTCTGAGCCAGGTGATGGAACTGACCCGCGAGCACTTCGCCGTGGAAGAGCGCGTCCTCTTCGAACTCGCCCGGAAGGTGCTGGGGAAGCGGAAACTGGAAGAGCTGGGAAGTGAGTTTGCGCGCCGCCGCGGCCTATCCACCGTATAG
- the pdxR gene encoding MocR-like pyridoxine biosynthesis transcription factor PdxR, with protein sequence MIHLPQLDANSDEPIYRQLHARIKASIRDGSLAPGERIPPTRELAGLLGLNRTTVAAAYELLEAEGLIRGHVGRGSFVAGPNDPGPAASGAMEWEDRFVANRAPDPPVPVAAPGTDLISFTSARPAAELFPLTEFRNACREVIDGPEAVEILQLGSPLGYAPLRAYLQGQKRPDEDLLITNGCQQALDLLQRLFTRQGDCVLVEDPIYPGLRNVFAHAGVRIVGVPVGPDGLDVEALPRLIARERPRLIVVTPSFQNPTGATMPLAARQALLRIARENRLVVVENDIYAELRYQGAELPSLKQMDDSGDTIQMKSFSKLAFPGLRVGWVTGPRPVIGRLAELKQWTDLHSDQLSQAVLLRFAQSGSLESHRQRMVEAGRARLHAVLSACERYLPQGARFTRPQGGMNLWVRLPDPLDASELLPKAQRAGMSFLPGRYFAVSRQEPGALRLSFAGLPPEQIETGLAILGRVCQEELTAARAAQSAGLAPVIV encoded by the coding sequence ATGATTCATCTGCCCCAGCTCGACGCAAATTCGGATGAGCCTATCTACCGGCAGTTGCACGCCAGGATCAAGGCTTCCATCCGGGATGGCAGTCTGGCTCCCGGGGAACGCATCCCGCCCACTCGGGAATTGGCTGGCCTACTTGGCCTGAACCGGACAACCGTGGCGGCGGCGTACGAATTGCTCGAAGCCGAGGGGCTGATTCGCGGCCATGTCGGACGGGGCAGTTTTGTCGCGGGTCCCAATGATCCCGGTCCGGCGGCCTCTGGAGCTATGGAGTGGGAAGACCGGTTTGTCGCGAACCGGGCACCGGATCCGCCCGTGCCCGTGGCGGCTCCGGGTACCGATCTGATCAGCTTCACTTCCGCCCGGCCCGCAGCCGAACTCTTCCCTCTCACCGAGTTCCGCAACGCCTGCCGCGAAGTGATTGACGGGCCGGAAGCTGTTGAAATTCTGCAGTTGGGCTCGCCGTTGGGTTATGCCCCGTTGCGCGCCTACCTGCAGGGCCAGAAGCGCCCGGACGAGGACCTCTTAATTACCAACGGCTGCCAGCAGGCGCTGGACCTGCTGCAACGGCTTTTCACCCGGCAGGGCGATTGTGTCCTGGTGGAAGATCCCATTTACCCGGGTCTCCGCAACGTCTTTGCGCACGCGGGAGTACGGATTGTCGGTGTGCCGGTTGGCCCGGATGGCCTGGATGTTGAGGCGCTGCCTCGGCTGATCGCCAGGGAGCGGCCGCGTCTCATCGTCGTGACCCCGAGTTTCCAGAATCCCACCGGCGCGACCATGCCGCTGGCCGCCCGCCAGGCGCTGCTGCGAATCGCTCGCGAGAACCGGTTGGTGGTTGTCGAGAACGACATCTACGCCGAGTTGCGCTATCAGGGCGCGGAGCTGCCGTCGCTGAAACAGATGGACGATTCGGGCGACACCATCCAGATGAAGAGCTTTTCCAAGCTGGCGTTCCCCGGTCTGCGAGTGGGTTGGGTGACCGGTCCGCGGCCAGTCATCGGCCGGCTGGCGGAACTGAAGCAGTGGACGGACCTGCATTCCGACCAGTTGTCCCAGGCGGTGCTGCTGCGGTTTGCGCAGTCAGGCAGCCTGGAAAGCCACCGCCAGCGCATGGTGGAAGCGGGCCGGGCGCGGCTGCACGCCGTGTTGTCCGCCTGTGAACGGTATCTGCCGCAGGGCGCGCGGTTTACGCGTCCCCAGGGCGGCATGAATCTTTGGGTTCGTCTGCCGGATCCGCTGGATGCCTCGGAGTTGTTGCCGAAGGCGCAGCGGGCCGGAATGAGTTTTTTGCCCGGTCGCTACTTCGCGGTTTCGCGACAGGAGCCCGGCGCCTTGCGTCTGAGTTTTGCCGGATTGCCGCCGGAGCAGATTGAGACCGGATTGGCGATTCTCGGCCGGGTGTGTCAGGAAGAGTTGACGGCGGCCCGGGCCGCGCAGTCAGCCGGCCTGGCTCCGGTAATCGTATAA
- a CDS encoding amidohydrolase family protein has product MIVDVHTHVWECPCHIGERFVHDAKVTAGAGYKDIHVDLDKHWAAMEPVDRAIVLGFRARHVGVLVPNEYVAEYVGQHPEKLIGFCSIDPQDPDSVEQLDHCVQTLGLRGLKMGPIYQNVAPTDSRFRRILKRAEELRIPMLIHQGTTFCENVSLEIANPILLQPLALEFPKLVTVIAHMGHPWINETLVLIRKNRNMYADISALFYRPWQFYNALVAAMEYGVLDRLLLGSDYPFTTPQGTMDALRSVNRMAENTNLPRIPEKAIEGMIHRDTLDLLGLG; this is encoded by the coding sequence GTGATCGTTGACGTCCACACGCATGTCTGGGAATGCCCGTGTCACATCGGCGAGCGTTTTGTTCATGACGCCAAGGTGACGGCCGGAGCGGGCTACAAGGACATTCACGTCGATCTGGACAAGCATTGGGCAGCAATGGAACCGGTGGATCGCGCCATCGTGCTCGGCTTCCGGGCGCGCCACGTCGGCGTGCTGGTCCCGAACGAGTATGTGGCCGAGTATGTCGGCCAGCACCCGGAGAAACTGATCGGCTTCTGTTCCATCGATCCGCAGGACCCGGATTCGGTGGAACAGCTCGATCACTGCGTGCAGACGCTGGGACTGAGGGGCCTCAAAATGGGGCCCATCTACCAGAACGTTGCGCCCACTGATTCGCGCTTCCGCCGTATTCTGAAGCGGGCGGAAGAGCTGCGCATCCCGATGCTGATCCATCAGGGCACGACGTTTTGCGAGAACGTGTCGCTGGAGATCGCCAACCCGATCCTGCTGCAGCCGCTGGCGCTGGAGTTCCCGAAGTTGGTCACCGTGATCGCGCACATGGGCCATCCCTGGATCAACGAGACGCTGGTGCTGATTCGCAAGAACCGCAACATGTACGCGGACATCTCGGCGTTGTTCTACCGCCCGTGGCAGTTCTACAACGCGCTGGTGGCGGCCATGGAATATGGGGTGCTGGACCGCCTGCTGCTGGGGTCCGACTACCCGTTCACCACGCCGCAGGGCACGATGGACGCGCTGCGGTCCGTCAATCGCATGGCGGAGAACACCAACCTGCCCAGGATCCCGGAGAAGGCGATCGAGGGCATGATCCACCGGGACACGCTCGATCTGCTCGGGCTCGGCTGA
- a CDS encoding SDR family NAD(P)-dependent oxidoreductase has product MRLKDKVAIVTGGAHGIGRAIAEAFAEQGAAVLIADLDVEAGGSLAESMRSAGGRAEFWPTDVSSKTAVTEAVEIAARWTGRIDVLCNNAAYLGEFHGVLEATDDEWDKCLRVQLLGTNNCTRAVLPYMIAQHAGSIVNVVSIQAMVGCPTSVAYTAAKAALLGFTLSAAYDYGKNNIRVNSLCPGPIQTRISPKPGEAAYEWQCAQTLLGRVGQPGEVAQAALFLASDEASYITGATLPVDGGWTAR; this is encoded by the coding sequence ATGCGTCTCAAGGATAAAGTTGCGATTGTAACGGGCGGAGCCCACGGAATTGGCCGTGCAATTGCTGAAGCGTTCGCCGAGCAAGGCGCCGCCGTCCTGATTGCGGACTTGGATGTCGAGGCGGGCGGATCACTGGCCGAGTCGATGCGCTCCGCCGGCGGACGTGCCGAGTTCTGGCCGACGGATGTGAGTTCAAAAACAGCAGTGACGGAAGCGGTTGAGATCGCGGCCCGCTGGACCGGACGGATCGACGTGTTGTGCAACAACGCAGCCTACCTGGGCGAGTTCCATGGCGTGTTGGAAGCCACCGACGACGAGTGGGACAAATGCCTGCGCGTGCAGCTCCTGGGGACCAACAACTGCACCCGCGCCGTACTGCCGTACATGATCGCCCAGCACGCCGGATCCATCGTCAATGTGGTCTCGATCCAGGCCATGGTGGGCTGTCCCACCTCCGTTGCCTATACCGCAGCCAAGGCCGCGCTGCTCGGGTTTACGCTCAGCGCGGCCTACGACTATGGCAAGAACAATATCCGCGTCAACTCGCTGTGTCCCGGACCCATCCAGACCCGCATCTCGCCCAAGCCCGGCGAGGCCGCTTATGAGTGGCAGTGCGCGCAGACTCTGCTGGGCCGCGTCGGTCAACCGGGCGAGGTGGCCCAGGCGGCACTCTTCCTGGCCTCCGACGAAGCTTCCTACATCACCGGCGCCACTCTGCCCGTGGATGGCGGCTGGACGGCACGCTAG
- a CDS encoding M14 family metallopeptidase: MTESPILLHDLSAVDFDTPGKRHYQLGFHLDSAWGYSLVPLTVVRGAAGDAPGVAVNGGTHGNEYEGQVAVKRLCADLDPAAMSGLVVLIPQLSESACRAGTRLSPLDNVNMNRAFPGNAKGTISYRIANFLKTQVFPRVKVVIDIHSGGREAVFPLCTSFHRLPDAAQFAEIAKAARLFDTPFLFVYSRQMSSGLLTDEAEDDGKIAIGGEFGSGELVSPEGVQHAYEGSLNVMREYGLLPGPVRPSTRKQRLIQAPDLDDYRPCPRDGIWEALAVPGEEVAQGQLLGRLHDFSDHTAPALEIRAHRAGVLIARYAAAVCPKGLTLFVIGEETEFPA, encoded by the coding sequence ATGACTGAATCACCGATATTGCTGCACGACCTCTCGGCCGTCGATTTCGACACCCCCGGCAAGCGCCACTACCAGTTGGGCTTCCACCTGGACTCAGCCTGGGGCTATTCGCTTGTGCCGCTGACTGTGGTACGCGGAGCGGCTGGCGACGCTCCGGGGGTGGCGGTGAACGGCGGGACGCACGGCAATGAGTACGAAGGCCAGGTCGCGGTGAAACGGCTCTGCGCGGATCTTGATCCCGCCGCGATGTCCGGGCTGGTGGTACTGATCCCGCAGTTGAGCGAAAGCGCCTGCCGGGCCGGCACACGCCTCTCTCCCCTCGACAACGTGAACATGAACCGGGCGTTCCCGGGGAATGCAAAGGGCACAATTTCGTACCGAATCGCTAACTTTCTGAAGACCCAGGTTTTCCCCCGCGTGAAGGTCGTCATCGACATCCACTCCGGCGGCCGGGAGGCGGTCTTCCCGCTCTGCACCTCGTTTCACCGGCTTCCGGACGCCGCGCAGTTCGCTGAGATCGCCAAAGCGGCTCGCCTGTTTGATACACCATTCTTATTTGTCTACTCGCGGCAGATGAGCTCCGGGCTGCTGACCGACGAGGCCGAAGACGACGGCAAAATCGCCATCGGCGGAGAGTTCGGCTCCGGCGAACTCGTCAGCCCCGAGGGCGTCCAACACGCCTACGAGGGGTCGCTCAACGTGATGCGGGAGTACGGCTTGCTGCCGGGGCCGGTCCGGCCCAGCACCCGGAAGCAGCGCCTGATCCAGGCTCCGGATCTGGACGATTACCGCCCCTGCCCTCGTGACGGCATCTGGGAGGCTCTCGCCGTACCGGGCGAAGAGGTGGCCCAGGGTCAACTGCTCGGCCGCCTGCACGATTTCTCTGACCACACGGCGCCGGCGCTCGAGATCCGGGCGCATCGGGCCGGGGTGCTGATCGCCCGTTACGCGGCGGCGGTCTGCCCGAAGGGTTTGACGCTATTCGTGATCGGTGAAGAGACGGAGTTCCCCGCATGA
- a CDS encoding cyclase family protein, with translation MLIKLSYNLSEHTPFYTTLPKPKLDQIYDLAKGHPCNSFYFTASNHAGTHVDAPRHFNPSGRAITDYALDEFLFRSPAILDVPLLDEELILPDHLQPALSKASPGTDILLLRTGWGGHRQDERRYVDHGPGFGPAAAELLMERFPALRALAMDFPSVSALTHDAEGAEAHRVFLGCTTYAHRPILLIEDAHLPADLPALQRVTLMPWLFDGLDSAPCTLFAETANHD, from the coding sequence ATGCTCATCAAGCTGTCGTACAACCTGTCTGAGCACACCCCGTTCTACACCACGCTGCCCAAACCGAAACTCGACCAGATCTACGACCTGGCGAAGGGGCATCCCTGCAACTCGTTTTATTTCACGGCCAGCAACCACGCCGGCACGCACGTGGACGCGCCGCGCCACTTCAACCCTTCCGGGCGTGCCATCACGGATTACGCCCTGGATGAGTTTTTATTCCGATCTCCCGCCATTCTGGACGTGCCACTCCTGGATGAGGAACTGATCCTGCCGGATCACCTGCAACCCGCGCTCTCAAAGGCCTCGCCCGGCACGGACATCCTTCTGCTTCGAACTGGCTGGGGCGGGCACAGGCAGGACGAGCGCCGTTATGTCGACCACGGTCCCGGCTTTGGACCGGCAGCGGCCGAACTTCTGATGGAGCGCTTCCCTGCCCTGCGCGCCCTCGCCATGGACTTCCCTTCCGTCTCCGCCCTGACCCATGACGCGGAAGGTGCCGAGGCACACCGGGTCTTCCTGGGCTGCACGACCTATGCCCACCGGCCCATCCTGTTGATAGAGGATGCTCATTTGCCGGCGGACCTGCCGGCGCTCCAGCGCGTCACGCTGATGCCCTGGTTGTTCGATGGTCTGGACAGCGCACCCTGCACACTGTTCGCGGAAACTGCCAATCATGACTGA
- a CDS encoding mandelate racemase/muconate lactonizing enzyme family protein yields MKITNVEVLVLKSPGLYRSPEADEEAIGPTYMGLVKVTTDAGIVGYSDMETSAPVAKAAVEAPRWSEPGMECFEGLASLLVGENPLEVERLWYKMYRGSIYYGRRGVAIQAISAIDIALWDICGKFYGQPVCVLMGARWHEKIRAYASTLFRPTPDAMRAATQRYLDQGFTAIKFGWGVFGEDPRRDVELVAAARQTMGDRNDLLVDTGWFVDRTPKQAINVVRSLEPYRPFFIEEILNPEDYDGYRTVAEAVTTPIACGEQEATEWGFRELIERAKVDILQPDLTRCGGLTVARKIVHMAERANIHVIPHSWSSDLLTAASLHLNAFQRRAVLIEFNTASGPLSRELGKDPIRLEDGYLRVPSGPGLGVEVNEEVIAKYRIA; encoded by the coding sequence ATGAAGATTACAAATGTCGAAGTGCTGGTGCTGAAATCGCCCGGACTCTACCGGTCGCCGGAGGCCGATGAAGAGGCAATTGGCCCGACCTACATGGGCCTGGTGAAGGTCACGACCGACGCCGGCATCGTCGGGTATTCGGACATGGAGACCTCGGCTCCGGTGGCCAAAGCCGCGGTGGAGGCTCCGCGGTGGAGCGAACCCGGCATGGAGTGCTTCGAGGGACTCGCCTCGCTGCTGGTGGGCGAGAATCCTCTCGAGGTCGAGCGGCTCTGGTACAAGATGTACCGCGGTTCGATCTACTACGGCCGTCGCGGAGTGGCCATCCAGGCGATCTCCGCCATCGACATTGCGCTGTGGGACATCTGCGGCAAGTTCTATGGCCAGCCGGTGTGCGTCCTGATGGGCGCCCGCTGGCACGAGAAGATCCGGGCTTACGCGAGCACGCTGTTCCGGCCGACGCCGGACGCCATGCGAGCGGCCACCCAGCGCTATCTGGACCAGGGCTTCACGGCCATCAAGTTTGGCTGGGGCGTGTTTGGCGAGGATCCCCGCCGCGATGTGGAACTCGTGGCCGCCGCCCGCCAGACGATGGGCGACCGCAACGACCTGCTGGTGGACACGGGCTGGTTTGTCGACCGGACGCCCAAACAGGCGATCAATGTGGTGCGCTCACTGGAGCCCTACCGGCCGTTCTTTATCGAAGAGATCCTGAACCCCGAAGACTACGACGGCTACCGGACCGTGGCCGAAGCGGTGACGACGCCGATCGCCTGCGGCGAGCAGGAGGCCACGGAGTGGGGCTTCCGCGAGCTGATTGAACGCGCCAAGGTGGACATCCTGCAGCCCGACCTGACGCGCTGCGGCGGCCTGACCGTCGCCCGCAAGATCGTTCACATGGCGGAGCGGGCCAACATCCACGTGATCCCGCACTCGTGGTCGTCGGACCTGCTCACCGCGGCTTCCCTGCACCTGAATGCGTTCCAGAGGCGTGCGGTGCTGATCGAGTTCAACACGGCCAGCGGACCGCTGAGCCGGGAGCTCGGGAAGGATCCGATCCGGCTGGAAGATGGCTACCTGAGAGTGCCGAGCGGGCCGGGCCTGGGCGTGGAAGTGAACGAAGAGGTGATCGCGAAGTATCGAATTGCGTAG
- a CDS encoding EamA family transporter, giving the protein MNEGYLYTLLGLLAFSALGIFHKLADTLKCRPSPVNALMYGWSLVFVIITITMRGGEWHGPAGAWSLALPFGVSASIAILSFQAGIRYGDIATSWLAINLSSGLPTLASILIYHEPVGLKRAIALSLIPVSMALLWKDKRDAERRHE; this is encoded by the coding sequence ATGAACGAAGGCTACCTATACACGCTGTTGGGGCTGCTGGCATTCAGTGCGCTGGGCATCTTCCACAAACTGGCCGACACGTTGAAGTGCCGCCCCAGTCCGGTGAATGCGCTGATGTACGGCTGGTCGCTGGTCTTTGTCATCATCACGATCACGATGCGCGGAGGCGAGTGGCATGGGCCCGCCGGCGCCTGGTCGCTCGCCCTGCCTTTCGGAGTCAGCGCGTCCATTGCGATCCTGTCGTTCCAGGCCGGTATCCGCTACGGCGATATCGCCACCAGCTGGTTGGCCATCAATCTCTCCTCGGGGCTGCCCACCCTGGCCTCGATCCTGATCTATCACGAGCCGGTGGGGCTGAAGCGCGCCATCGCACTGAGCCTGATCCCTGTCTCCATGGCGCTGCTGTGGAAGGACAAGCGTGATGCGGAGCGGCGTCATGAGTAA